One Rhododendron vialii isolate Sample 1 chromosome 2a, ASM3025357v1 genomic region harbors:
- the LOC131317049 gene encoding uncharacterized protein LOC131317049, with protein MEYLLLKSPTYVFYCHHLTHPFSTSLKPMDKSSNQHSFTVTYLINSCGLSPEKALSASKYVKFETPDKPDSVLAFFRNHGFTQTQISSAIRKYPPVIIRDPQKSLLPKHEFLKSKGLSITDIARLTSMSQFILKRSLENSIIPYFLCCDFVLGFVFLIIKVISHVIPNIEILREVGVPNANIGLLLTRRPRAFAVSSNRFRICVDEVNRMGFNPSQMEFMSAIRVLRGMSKSTWEKKVEVYKKWGWTQDEILVAFKKHPNCMIASQDKINRVMDFLVKKMGWESSLVARRPKIIQLILEKRIVPRSAVYKALLLQGLIKTNGISLSTWLNFLKSSSGRRF; from the exons ATGGAATATCTGCTGCTAAAGTCTCCAACCTATGTTTTCTATTGCCATCATCTAACCCACCCTTTTTCCACATCCCTCAAACCCATGGATAAATCTTCAAATCAGCACTCGTTCACGGTCACATACCTCATAAACTCGTGTGGGTTGTCTCCAGAAAAAGCTCTCTCAGCATCTAAGTATGTCAAATTTGAGACTCCAGATAAGCCTGACTCAGTCTTGGCATTCTTCAGGAACCATGGATTCACCCAAACCCAGATCTCCAGTGCCATTAGAAAGTACCCTCCTGTGATAATACGTGATCCCCAAAAGTCCCTTTTGCCCAAGCATGAGTTTCTCAAATCTAAGGGCCTTTCGATCACAGATATTGCCAGATTAACGTCTATGTCACAATTCATCTTGAAACGCAGCTTGGAAAACTCAATTATTCCTTATTTTCTATG TTGTGACTTTGtgcttggttttgtttttttgattatCAAAGTCATCAGTCATGTTATACCAAATATTGAAATTCTGCGAGAAGTAGGTGTTCCCAATGCCAATATTGGGCTTTTGTTGACGAGACGACCTAGAGCATTCGCTGTAAGCAGCAATCGGTTTAGGATTTGTGTGGATGAAGTTAACAGGATGGGTTTTAATCCTTCGCAAATGGAGTTTATGTCAGCCATTCGTGTGTTAAGAGGGATGAGTAAATCTACATGGGAGAAGAAGGTTGAGGTTTACAAGAAGTGGGGTTGGACCCAGGACGAGATTCTTGTTGCTTTTAAGAAGCATCCAAATTGTATGATTGCATCACAGGATAAGATCAACCGTGTGATGgattttcttgttaaaaaaatGGGTTGGGAATCTTCGTTGGTTGCAAGAAGACCAAAAATTATACAACTAATCTTGGAGAAGAGGATTGTTCCGAGGAGTGCAGTTTATAAAGCTTTGTTGTTGCAAGGTTTAATCAAGACTAATGGTATCAGCTTGAGTACATGGCTAAATTTTCTGAAAAGCAGTTCCGGAAGAAGGTTTTGA